One segment of Chryseobacterium viscerum DNA contains the following:
- the hutH gene encoding histidine ammonia-lyase: MIYGVDVFTFHDVLEICKKPNKAKLNKASKEQILKSQKNVQKIVESDRCVYGINTGFGPLCDTKISADETAQLQYNLIISHAVGVGKPIDKELSKIMMIAKVHALSKGFSGVSLEVIERMILMLEKDIIPVVPEQGSVGASGDLAPLAHLVLPLLGLGQVWEGDQVSETIDVLKKYDLEPLVLGPKEGLGLINGTQFILAHAIKGLEKFEYLLDLADMTAAMSIEAYRGSASPFKKELHEIRPFEGSKKVAARMLKFLKGSENMKAHEDCERVQDPYSMRCVPQVHGASRNAFEHLKGMAETELNSVTDNPIVLSAEESISGGNFHGQLMALPLDYATLAAAELGNISDRRSYLLLEGKYGLPRLLTESSGLNSGFMIPQYTSAALVTENKTLCFPASADSIPTSLGQEDHVSMGSISGRKFNQVLGNLVNILSVELMFAAQGLEFRRPAKCSKVIEENFSILRSKVTKLEDDRLIGKDMLAIAELINERKFVVN; the protein is encoded by the coding sequence ATGATATACGGGGTAGATGTTTTTACTTTCCATGATGTTCTGGAAATCTGTAAAAAGCCAAATAAAGCCAAGCTTAATAAAGCTTCAAAAGAACAAATCTTAAAATCTCAGAAAAACGTACAGAAAATAGTAGAGTCTGACAGATGTGTTTATGGAATCAATACCGGGTTCGGACCCTTATGTGATACTAAAATATCAGCAGACGAAACAGCTCAGTTACAATATAATCTGATCATCTCTCACGCAGTGGGAGTAGGAAAACCAATTGATAAAGAGCTTTCCAAGATTATGATGATTGCTAAAGTTCATGCTCTTTCAAAAGGATTTTCCGGAGTTTCTCTGGAAGTTATCGAAAGGATGATTCTGATGCTTGAAAAAGATATTATTCCGGTGGTTCCTGAACAGGGATCTGTAGGAGCTTCAGGAGATCTTGCCCCATTAGCACACTTGGTATTGCCTTTACTTGGTTTAGGACAGGTTTGGGAAGGAGACCAGGTTTCCGAAACAATAGATGTTTTGAAAAAATATGATCTTGAACCATTAGTTTTAGGACCAAAAGAAGGATTGGGATTAATCAACGGAACTCAGTTTATACTTGCCCATGCAATCAAAGGACTTGAAAAGTTTGAATACTTATTAGATCTTGCGGATATGACTGCTGCCATGAGTATCGAAGCATACAGAGGTTCTGCAAGCCCATTCAAAAAAGAACTTCATGAGATCAGACCTTTTGAAGGTAGTAAAAAAGTAGCGGCAAGAATGCTTAAATTCTTAAAAGGATCAGAAAATATGAAAGCTCACGAAGATTGTGAGAGAGTTCAGGATCCTTATTCTATGAGATGTGTACCACAGGTTCACGGAGCCAGCAGAAATGCTTTTGAGCACCTTAAAGGAATGGCAGAAACAGAATTGAACTCCGTAACAGACAATCCGATTGTATTAAGTGCTGAAGAATCTATTTCAGGTGGTAACTTCCACGGACAGTTGATGGCTCTGCCTTTAGATTATGCTACACTGGCTGCTGCAGAATTAGGAAATATTTCTGACAGAAGAAGTTATTTATTATTAGAAGGAAAGTACGGATTACCAAGATTATTAACGGAAAGTTCAGGATTAAATTCCGGATTTATGATTCCTCAGTACACTTCAGCTGCTTTGGTTACAGAGAATAAAACATTATGTTTTCCGGCATCGGCAGATTCCATTCCTACAAGCTTAGGGCAGGAGGATCATGTTTCTATGGGAAGTATCTCCGGAAGAAAATTCAATCAGGTTCTTGGAAATCTTGTGAATATTCTATCTGTTGAACTTATGTTTGCTGCTCAAGGGCTTGAATTCAGAAGACCTGCGAAATGCTCTAAAGTGATTGAAGAAAACTTTTCAATTCTTCGTTCTAAAGTTACCAAGCTTGAAGATGACAGATTAATTGGAAAAGATATGTTAGCAATTGCAGAGTTGATTAACGAAAGAAAATTTGTTGTCAACTAA
- the uvrC gene encoding excinuclease ABC subunit UvrC, protein MNPSLELQLKTLPSEPGVYRYYDKNEQLLYVGKAKNLKKRVLSYFNKNLSGYRIKIMVGKIQRLETTIVNSEYDALLLENNLIKEHQPFYNVMLKDDKTYPWICIKNEDFPRIFLTRNVVKDGSEYYGPYAKVRPAKILLDTIKHIYKLRTCNLNLSPAKIAEGKYKVCLEYHIKNCEGPCEDLESKEEYDEKIDAIRGIIKGDFRKAKDYLVNQMMKLASSLQFEQAQIIKERLDILEDYQAKNTVVNPNIDDVDVFGMTSDETAAYINFFKIRNGNIIQSFTTEIKKILEETDEDIMEEALIEIRQKFSSDSKEVLLPFHLSVEIPNVKLIVPKVGDKKRIVELSEKNAKEYRLEKLKQVQIVDPERHTNRIMAEMQKLLRMPVEPRHIEGFDNSNIQGTNPVSACVVFKDGRPSKADYRIFHPKTVEGPNDFATMEEVIYRRYKRMLDEGEDLPQLILIDGGKGQLSSAVKSLKLLGLYGKITIVGIAKRLEEIFFPEDPIPLYLDKKSETLKILQRVRDEAHRFGVKHHRTRRKNSTIKSELEEIPGVGEKTIELLLSKLKSVKRIKEANMETLEEILGKSKGKMIWEFFNAN, encoded by the coding sequence ATGAATCCTTCTTTAGAACTACAGCTCAAAACCTTACCATCCGAACCCGGCGTTTATCGTTACTATGATAAAAACGAACAGCTTTTGTATGTTGGGAAAGCTAAAAATCTTAAAAAGAGGGTTCTCTCTTATTTCAACAAAAACCTTTCCGGATACAGGATCAAAATAATGGTCGGTAAAATCCAGCGATTGGAAACAACAATTGTAAACAGTGAGTACGATGCACTTTTATTGGAGAATAACCTGATCAAGGAACATCAGCCGTTTTATAATGTCATGTTGAAAGATGACAAAACCTATCCATGGATCTGCATCAAGAATGAAGATTTCCCAAGAATTTTTCTCACCAGAAATGTGGTTAAAGATGGATCCGAGTATTATGGTCCTTATGCAAAAGTACGTCCAGCAAAGATTTTACTGGATACCATCAAGCATATTTACAAACTCAGAACCTGCAATCTGAATCTTTCTCCGGCAAAGATTGCGGAAGGAAAATATAAAGTCTGCCTGGAATATCATATCAAAAACTGTGAAGGTCCTTGTGAAGATCTTGAAAGTAAGGAAGAATATGATGAAAAGATAGATGCGATCCGTGGCATAATCAAAGGGGATTTCCGGAAAGCGAAGGATTATCTGGTGAATCAGATGATGAAACTGGCCTCCAGTCTTCAGTTTGAGCAAGCTCAGATCATTAAGGAAAGACTTGATATTCTTGAGGATTATCAAGCTAAAAACACTGTCGTTAATCCTAATATTGATGATGTGGATGTTTTTGGAATGACCAGTGATGAAACTGCGGCGTATATCAATTTCTTTAAAATCAGAAATGGAAATATCATCCAAAGTTTTACTACTGAGATCAAAAAGATTCTTGAAGAAACAGATGAAGATATTATGGAGGAAGCATTAATCGAAATCCGTCAAAAGTTTTCTTCTGATTCCAAAGAAGTTCTGCTGCCATTTCATTTGTCTGTAGAAATTCCGAATGTAAAACTGATCGTTCCTAAGGTTGGTGATAAAAAAAGAATTGTAGAGCTTTCTGAAAAGAATGCTAAAGAATATCGTTTGGAAAAACTAAAACAGGTTCAGATTGTAGATCCTGAAAGGCATACTAACAGAATCATGGCAGAAATGCAGAAGCTTCTCAGAATGCCGGTAGAACCTAGACATATTGAAGGTTTTGATAACTCAAATATTCAGGGAACCAATCCTGTCTCAGCATGTGTTGTTTTCAAAGATGGCAGACCGAGTAAGGCAGACTACAGAATCTTCCATCCTAAAACAGTGGAAGGGCCTAACGATTTTGCTACGATGGAAGAAGTAATCTACCGCCGTTACAAAAGAATGCTTGATGAAGGTGAAGATCTTCCCCAGTTGATTCTTATAGACGGAGGAAAAGGACAGCTGTCTTCTGCTGTAAAGAGCCTGAAATTATTGGGACTTTACGGAAAAATTACCATTGTAGGTATTGCCAAAAGACTGGAAGAAATTTTCTTTCCTGAAGACCCTATTCCTTTATATCTGGATAAAAAATCCGAGACTTTAAAAATTCTGCAGCGTGTACGTGATGAAGCTCACCGATTTGGGGTAAAGCACCACAGAACTAGAAGGAAAAATTCTACCATTAAATCTGAACTGGAAGAAATTCCCGGTGTTGGAGAAAAAACAATTGAGCTGCTTCTGTCTAAACTAAAGTCTGTAAAACGTATCAAAGAAGCCAATATGGAAACCCTGGAAGAAATTTTAGGGAAAAGTAAGGGGAAAATGATTTGGGAATTTTTTAATGCCAATTGA